In Hymenobacter gelipurpurascens, one DNA window encodes the following:
- a CDS encoding M16 family metallopeptidase encodes MKKPFLLFLPAIAALSLTQCQTSKPVAATDTPSATTSSASQKEYKYQTVEGDPLKARIYTLDNGLTVYLSDYDDAPRIQTYMAVRAGSKNDPHNATGLAHYLEHMVFKGTSKLGTQNWAAEKVELDKIEALYEQYRAQTDVASRKKLYHQIDSVSSVAAKYAVANEYDKVMGAIGAKGSNAYTSVEQTVYQEDIPSNQIEKWAAIQSERLGEMVPRLFHTELEAVYEEKNRGLDSDFRKELEMLNRNLYQKHEYGTQTTIGTIEHLQNPSITEIKKYFGQYYVPNNVALCLSGDLDYDQTIRVINQYFGKLQSKPVPAYTPAKESPITAPIVKEVIGPDAENVMLGYRFPGVATRDALVLRMLDKILTNGQAGLIDLNLNQKQAVLSAASFTDINNDYSSHILYATPRQGQKLEQVRDLLLGQLEKVKKGDFPEWLIPAIINNEQLQRTKSYESNEARAGAFVEAFVAREDWKDYLKQFDDFATITKEEVVRVANQYYGPSYVAVYKRTGQDPNKVKVVKPAITPVPVNREVASEFYKEVTNKSTPELQPVFLDYKKDIQETKLASGVPVFYTRNAENNLFNLYYVLDMGTNNDPRLGLAADYLQYLGTGKYTAEQLQQEFYKLGCSFAVSSGQDRIFVSLSGLDSNFEPALQLFESLINAPKPDAAALQNMVAGELKSRQDAKLNKGVILNQAMLNYAKYGSKNPFTSRLSEKELKALKPEQLTTLIKQIPTYQHRVLYYGPRPATGLVTTLNTDHKTPATLKAVPAAKDFAEQPMNARKVYWVDYNMVQAEILFLTKGDIYDKNIVPTVSLYNEYFGGSMGSIVFQELRESKALAYSASSRYANADKLGRSSYNLSYIGTQSDKLPEAMAGMEALLNDMPVAEANLQIAKNAIRNSIATERITKSDVLFSYERAKRLGLDYDVRRDVYEKTQNMSFADLQKFQQAKVKGQNQTILVIGSKDRLNFKELAKYGQVQQLTLKEIFGY; translated from the coding sequence GTGAAAAAACCCTTTCTGCTTTTCCTCCCGGCTATTGCGGCGCTTAGCCTTACCCAGTGCCAGACCAGCAAGCCGGTAGCCGCCACCGATACTCCTTCGGCCACTACCAGTTCTGCTTCACAGAAGGAATACAAGTACCAGACCGTAGAAGGCGACCCGCTCAAAGCGCGCATCTACACCCTGGACAACGGCCTGACCGTTTACCTCTCCGATTACGACGACGCCCCTCGCATTCAGACCTATATGGCGGTGCGCGCCGGCTCCAAGAACGATCCGCACAACGCCACTGGCCTGGCGCACTATCTGGAGCACATGGTGTTCAAGGGCACCTCCAAGCTAGGCACTCAGAACTGGGCCGCCGAGAAAGTAGAACTCGACAAGATTGAGGCTCTTTACGAGCAGTATCGTGCCCAGACTGATGTGGCCAGCCGCAAGAAGCTCTACCACCAGATTGACTCTGTATCGAGTGTGGCGGCCAAGTATGCCGTAGCCAATGAGTACGACAAGGTGATGGGTGCCATCGGGGCGAAAGGCTCCAACGCTTACACCTCGGTGGAGCAGACGGTCTATCAGGAGGATATTCCAAGCAATCAGATTGAGAAGTGGGCCGCCATTCAGAGCGAGCGGCTGGGCGAGATGGTGCCGCGCCTGTTCCATACGGAGCTGGAGGCGGTGTATGAGGAGAAAAACCGGGGCCTCGACAGCGACTTCCGCAAGGAGTTGGAGATGCTCAACCGCAACCTCTACCAGAAGCACGAGTACGGCACGCAGACCACCATCGGCACGATTGAGCACCTGCAGAACCCGTCTATCACCGAAATCAAAAAGTACTTCGGCCAGTATTACGTGCCGAACAACGTAGCCCTCTGCCTCTCCGGCGACCTAGACTACGACCAGACCATCCGCGTCATCAATCAATACTTTGGCAAGCTGCAAAGCAAGCCGGTACCGGCCTACACGCCTGCCAAAGAATCGCCCATTACGGCGCCTATCGTGAAGGAAGTAATCGGCCCAGATGCGGAGAACGTGATGCTCGGCTACCGCTTCCCCGGCGTGGCGACCCGCGACGCGCTGGTGCTGCGCATGCTGGACAAGATCCTGACCAACGGTCAGGCCGGCCTCATCGACCTGAACCTGAACCAGAAGCAGGCCGTGCTGAGCGCGGCTTCCTTCACGGATATCAACAACGACTACTCCTCGCACATTCTGTACGCTACGCCGCGCCAGGGCCAGAAGCTGGAGCAGGTGCGCGACCTGCTGCTAGGCCAGTTGGAGAAGGTGAAGAAAGGCGACTTCCCAGAGTGGCTGATTCCGGCCATCATCAACAACGAGCAACTGCAGCGCACCAAGAGCTACGAGAGCAACGAGGCTCGTGCTGGCGCCTTCGTGGAGGCCTTCGTGGCCCGCGAAGACTGGAAGGACTACCTGAAGCAATTCGACGATTTCGCGACCATCACGAAGGAAGAAGTAGTGCGTGTGGCGAACCAGTACTACGGCCCTAGCTACGTAGCCGTGTACAAGCGCACCGGCCAGGACCCCAACAAGGTGAAAGTGGTGAAGCCCGCCATTACGCCCGTTCCCGTAAACCGCGAGGTAGCTTCGGAGTTCTACAAAGAAGTAACCAACAAATCTACGCCGGAGCTGCAGCCTGTTTTCCTCGATTACAAAAAGGACATCCAGGAAACCAAGCTGGCTTCGGGCGTGCCGGTGTTCTATACCCGCAACGCCGAGAACAACCTCTTCAACCTGTACTACGTGCTCGATATGGGCACGAACAACGACCCGCGTCTGGGCCTGGCTGCCGATTACCTACAGTACCTGGGCACCGGCAAGTACACGGCTGAGCAGCTGCAGCAGGAGTTCTACAAGCTGGGTTGTTCCTTCGCCGTGAGCAGCGGCCAAGACCGCATTTTTGTGAGCCTGAGTGGCCTAGACAGCAATTTCGAGCCGGCATTGCAGCTGTTCGAGAGCCTGATTAACGCACCCAAGCCTGATGCCGCCGCGTTGCAGAACATGGTGGCCGGTGAGTTAAAGTCGCGCCAAGATGCCAAGCTGAACAAAGGCGTGATTCTGAATCAGGCCATGCTGAACTATGCTAAGTATGGCTCGAAAAACCCCTTCACCAGCCGCCTAAGCGAGAAAGAACTGAAGGCCCTGAAGCCCGAGCAGCTGACCACGCTCATCAAGCAGATTCCAACCTATCAGCACCGTGTGCTGTACTACGGTCCGCGCCCGGCTACTGGCCTAGTAACTACCCTGAACACCGACCACAAGACGCCTGCCACGCTCAAAGCAGTTCCGGCCGCGAAGGACTTCGCGGAGCAGCCCATGAACGCACGGAAGGTGTATTGGGTGGACTACAACATGGTGCAGGCGGAAATCCTGTTCCTGACCAAGGGCGACATCTACGACAAGAACATTGTACCCACAGTAAGCCTCTACAACGAGTATTTCGGGGGCAGCATGGGCAGCATTGTGTTTCAGGAACTGCGCGAGTCGAAGGCACTGGCCTACTCCGCCTCTTCGCGTTACGCCAACGCCGACAAGCTGGGCCGCAGCAGCTACAACCTCAGCTACATCGGGACGCAGAGCGACAAGCTGCCTGAGGCTATGGCCGGTATGGAAGCTCTGCTGAACGATATGCCGGTGGCCGAAGCCAACCTGCAGATTGCCAAGAACGCCATCCGCAACAGCATTGCCACGGAGCGCATCACCAAGTCGGATGTGCTGTTCAGCTACGAGCGCGCCAAGCGCCTGGGCCTCGACTATGATGTGCGCCGCGACGTGTATGAGAAGACGCAGAACATGAGCTTCGCGGATCTGCAGAAGTTTCAGCAGGCGAAAGTGAAAGGCCAGAACCAAACGATTCTGGTTATCGGCTCGAAAGACCGCCTCAATTTCAAGGAGCTAGCCAAGTACGGCCAGGTCCAGCAACTCACGCTGAAAGAGATTTTCGGCTATTAA
- the icd gene encoding NADP-dependent isocitrate dehydrogenase — protein MAEKITIKNGKLNVPDQPIIPFIEGDGTGPDIWAASVRVFDAAVAKAYGGSRKLIWKEVLAGEKSFKQTGNWLPNETLDAFREYLVGIKGPLTTPVGGGIRSLNVALRQELDLYACVRPVRWFDGVPSPVKHPELTDMVIFRENTEDIYAGIEYMNGTPQAQKMLEFLQDEMGVKKIRFPETSSFGIKPVSKEGTERLVRAAIEYAISHNKPSVTIVHKGNIMKFTEGAFKTWGYELAEREFGDKIYTWAQYDKVLAKQGQEVADAQQKAALDGGKILIKDSIADAFLQQILLRPADYSVVATLNLNGDYISDALAAIVGGIGIAPGANINYVTGHAIFEATHGTAPKYANQDKVNPGSVILSGALMLEHLGWQEAADLIYKGLEASIASKRVTYDFERLMEGATLLKCSEFGSEIIERM, from the coding sequence ATGGCAGAGAAAATCACCATCAAAAACGGCAAGCTGAACGTACCTGACCAACCCATCATTCCTTTTATTGAGGGCGATGGTACGGGTCCGGACATTTGGGCGGCTTCCGTACGAGTATTTGACGCGGCTGTGGCAAAGGCCTACGGCGGGTCGCGCAAGCTGATCTGGAAAGAGGTACTGGCTGGTGAGAAATCTTTCAAGCAGACGGGTAACTGGTTGCCCAATGAAACCCTCGACGCTTTCCGGGAATACCTGGTGGGCATCAAAGGCCCCCTGACAACTCCCGTGGGCGGCGGTATCCGCTCTCTGAACGTGGCCCTGCGCCAGGAACTAGACCTGTACGCCTGCGTGCGCCCCGTGCGCTGGTTTGATGGCGTTCCTTCACCTGTGAAGCACCCCGAGCTGACGGATATGGTCATCTTCCGCGAGAACACGGAGGATATCTATGCCGGCATTGAGTACATGAACGGTACGCCCCAGGCTCAGAAAATGCTGGAATTCCTGCAGGACGAGATGGGCGTGAAGAAAATCCGCTTCCCCGAGACGTCTTCGTTCGGCATTAAGCCTGTGTCGAAAGAGGGCACCGAGCGTCTGGTGCGCGCAGCCATTGAGTACGCCATTTCGCACAACAAGCCTTCCGTGACCATCGTGCACAAGGGCAACATCATGAAGTTCACCGAGGGCGCCTTCAAAACCTGGGGCTACGAGCTGGCTGAGCGCGAGTTCGGCGACAAAATATACACCTGGGCTCAGTACGATAAAGTATTGGCTAAGCAGGGCCAGGAAGTAGCCGACGCGCAGCAGAAAGCCGCGCTGGATGGTGGCAAAATCCTCATCAAGGACAGCATTGCAGATGCCTTCCTGCAGCAGATTCTGCTCCGTCCCGCCGACTACTCCGTAGTGGCTACCCTAAACCTGAACGGCGACTATATCTCCGACGCGCTGGCCGCCATTGTGGGTGGTATCGGCATTGCGCCCGGCGCCAACATCAACTACGTAACCGGTCACGCCATCTTCGAAGCGACCCACGGCACCGCGCCTAAGTACGCCAACCAGGACAAGGTGAACCCCGGCTCGGTTATCCTGTCTGGTGCCCTCATGCTGGAGCACCTAGGCTGGCAGGAAGCCGCCGACCTGATCTACAAAGGCCTCGAAGCCTCCATCGCCTCCAAGCGCGTCACCTACGACTTCGAGCGTCTGATGGAAGGCGCCACCCTGCTAAAGTGCAGCGAGTTCGGCAGCGAGATTATTGAGCGCATGTAG
- a CDS encoding serine hydrolase domain-containing protein — MKTLPITTWLSRVATLLLLLIWCYQAHAQTPADTLDAFLLARMRQQRIPGLQLAVVQRGKIVKLGQYGVANLQDSIPVTAQTRFTINSITKAFTGVAVMQLVEAGRLDLAAPTSRYMSGLPAAWQPVSVRQLLTHTSGLPEVMSEDELLTEENASAIWAKVQTKPMDFQPGEKFAYNQTNYVLLGQIIDKLSGQPFAQFIQERQLNVVGMPRTVFGDAHDVVPHTARGYTFYHMVDGEMGRSKQLRNVFEMFPPFTRTAAGLNSTAEELARWVLALQQGKLLKASSLPALWTPGVLNNGTQRGFSGFLNGYALGWPTISRAEHPAVAPVGGGRNALFVYPKDELAIIVLTNLQGANPDNFVDEIAAHYLPDMRATAGFGLPPTIRALHQELRKRGFSHANALVKQEKKKNPQYQLPEDEVNAWGYRLLSQAKPKDALEVFKLNVGLYPESANAYDSLAETYAELGNKELATKNYQRSLALNPKNTSAAAYLENLK; from the coding sequence ATGAAAACGCTCCCAATCACCACCTGGCTCAGCCGGGTAGCCACCCTACTGCTGCTCCTAATTTGGTGCTACCAGGCCCACGCCCAAACGCCCGCCGATACACTCGACGCCTTCCTACTGGCCCGCATGCGCCAACAGCGGATTCCGGGCCTACAGCTGGCTGTTGTTCAGAGGGGCAAAATTGTGAAGCTAGGCCAGTATGGCGTGGCCAACCTCCAGGACTCCATTCCGGTAACTGCACAAACGCGCTTCACCATCAACTCCATCACGAAGGCCTTTACGGGCGTGGCCGTGATGCAGCTGGTAGAAGCCGGTAGGCTGGATCTGGCTGCGCCTACCTCGCGCTACATGAGTGGCCTACCCGCTGCCTGGCAACCCGTATCCGTCCGCCAGCTGCTCACGCACACTTCCGGCCTGCCCGAGGTAATGTCGGAAGACGAATTGCTGACGGAGGAAAATGCCAGTGCTATCTGGGCCAAGGTGCAAACCAAGCCCATGGACTTCCAGCCCGGCGAGAAGTTCGCCTACAACCAAACCAACTATGTACTGCTGGGCCAGATCATCGATAAGCTTAGCGGTCAGCCTTTCGCGCAGTTTATTCAGGAGAGGCAGCTCAACGTGGTCGGGATGCCGCGTACGGTGTTTGGCGATGCCCACGATGTTGTGCCCCACACCGCTAGGGGCTACACTTTCTACCATATGGTAGATGGGGAAATGGGCCGCTCCAAGCAGCTGCGGAATGTATTTGAGATGTTTCCGCCGTTTACACGCACGGCTGCCGGCCTGAACTCTACAGCCGAGGAACTAGCCCGTTGGGTACTAGCCCTGCAGCAGGGGAAACTCCTGAAAGCCAGTAGCCTCCCGGCTCTCTGGACGCCGGGCGTCCTGAACAACGGCACGCAGCGGGGCTTCAGCGGATTCCTGAACGGCTATGCGCTGGGGTGGCCTACCATCTCGCGGGCCGAGCACCCGGCCGTAGCGCCGGTAGGAGGGGGCCGCAACGCCCTATTTGTATACCCCAAAGATGAGCTGGCCATTATCGTGCTGACCAACCTGCAGGGCGCCAACCCTGATAATTTTGTGGATGAAATAGCCGCCCATTACCTCCCCGACATGCGCGCCACCGCCGGTTTCGGCCTGCCGCCCACCATCCGGGCGCTGCACCAGGAGCTTCGTAAGCGCGGCTTCTCACATGCCAATGCTCTAGTAAAGCAGGAAAAGAAAAAGAACCCCCAGTACCAGCTCCCCGAGGATGAGGTAAACGCGTGGGGCTACCGCCTCCTAAGCCAGGCCAAGCCCAAAGACGCCCTGGAAGTATTCAAACTGAACGTAGGCCTCTACCCTGAAAGTGCCAACGCCTACGACAGCCTCGCGGAAACCTACGCCGAGCTTGGCAACAAAGAGCTAGCCACCAAAAACTATCAACGCTCCCTCGCCCTAAACCCCAAAAACACCAGCGCCGCTGCGTATTTGGAAAACTTGAAATAG
- the dnaX gene encoding DNA polymerase III subunit gamma/tau produces MENFVVSARKYRPATFRSVVGQQHVTTTLQNAIASQHLAQAFLFCGPRGVGKTTCARILAKTINCEFVEEHVRKGRPVSELLKTQPEIVPDALQQSADPDNTPFELEACGKCSSCRAFQESASFNVHELDAASNNSVEDIRSLVEQVRYAPQQGRFKVYIIDEVHMLSNAAFNAFLKTLEEPPSYAIFILATTERHKIIPTILSRCQIFDFNRIRVDDIRGHLRYVATQEQIKAEDDALHLLAQKADGGLRDALSMFDQMVTFSGHDLRYKDVVQNLHILDYEYYFRLVDALLTENLSQTLLLLEEVVQNGFDLHNFVVGAAEHLRGLLVCKDPITVQLLEVSDNIRARYVQQAQAAPLAFLLSGLNLVSQCDREFKQAKNQRLHVELMLMKLAYLNGAVQFARDMGAGPAANAQAASPQNGEAKKKSSVAPAVPAPDGMLTTNGTAETAAAYIPATGNSPAQPAVATVPAAAPTPARPLAHAPADPEPIVPIESGVEELHSTPSIEDEAATEVPATRQARDTVPHVEIGRPSIAGHEPGQTPVTAAPLPPPRPGLPTSKPIGLGSKIPGLGSLSAMKAQMEQQAAGKAALVDTEPSGPTMGLAPINDEVLQRVWKELLEERKQHSMSEYSVLNRPVQANEQHVVVLRVDNPVQEDQFNEFRAGFLGELRRRTGYPRLNVQVEVVERVDTGRKLYTSTDKLEYLMEKYPMLSEMKQKLGLDTD; encoded by the coding sequence ATGGAGAATTTCGTTGTTTCAGCCCGCAAATATCGTCCCGCCACGTTTCGCAGCGTAGTTGGGCAGCAGCACGTTACCACCACGCTGCAGAACGCCATTGCCTCTCAGCATCTGGCGCAGGCGTTTCTGTTTTGCGGTCCGCGCGGGGTGGGCAAAACCACCTGCGCTCGGATTCTGGCCAAAACCATCAATTGCGAGTTTGTAGAGGAACATGTGCGTAAAGGACGCCCCGTTTCGGAGCTGCTGAAAACGCAGCCCGAGATTGTGCCCGATGCACTTCAGCAGTCTGCCGACCCCGATAACACACCTTTCGAGCTGGAAGCTTGCGGCAAGTGCAGCTCGTGCCGCGCCTTCCAGGAAAGCGCCTCTTTCAACGTACACGAGCTCGATGCCGCTTCCAACAACTCCGTAGAAGACATCCGCAGCCTCGTGGAGCAGGTGCGCTACGCCCCGCAGCAGGGCCGCTTCAAGGTGTACATCATCGACGAGGTGCACATGCTCTCGAATGCGGCCTTCAATGCCTTCCTCAAAACCCTGGAAGAGCCGCCGAGCTACGCCATTTTCATCTTGGCTACCACCGAGCGGCACAAGATCATCCCCACGATTCTCTCGCGCTGCCAGATCTTCGATTTCAATCGGATTCGGGTTGATGATATTCGGGGCCATTTGCGCTACGTGGCTACCCAGGAGCAGATCAAGGCCGAGGACGATGCGCTGCACCTGTTGGCCCAAAAGGCCGATGGTGGCCTACGCGACGCCCTGAGCATGTTCGACCAGATGGTGACCTTCTCGGGCCACGATCTGCGCTATAAGGATGTGGTCCAGAACCTGCATATTCTGGACTATGAGTACTATTTCCGGCTGGTTGATGCTTTGCTGACGGAGAACCTGTCTCAGACGCTCCTGCTGCTGGAAGAGGTAGTCCAGAACGGCTTCGATTTGCACAACTTCGTGGTGGGTGCCGCCGAGCATTTGCGTGGCCTGCTGGTGTGCAAGGACCCCATTACGGTGCAGCTGCTGGAAGTGTCTGATAACATTCGGGCGCGCTATGTACAGCAGGCCCAGGCCGCACCGTTGGCCTTTCTGCTGTCGGGCCTAAACCTGGTAAGCCAGTGCGACCGGGAGTTCAAGCAAGCCAAAAACCAGCGCCTGCACGTAGAGCTGATGCTGATGAAGCTGGCCTACCTCAACGGCGCCGTGCAGTTTGCCCGCGACATGGGTGCTGGCCCCGCCGCCAACGCTCAAGCCGCGTCGCCACAAAACGGCGAGGCAAAAAAAAAAAGTAGCGTAGCTCCTGCAGTTCCCGCCCCCGATGGAATGCTGACCACCAACGGTACGGCAGAAACGGCCGCAGCTTATATTCCGGCAACTGGAAACAGCCCTGCACAACCTGCAGTAGCCACCGTGCCTGCCGCCGCTCCTACCCCCGCTAGGCCACTTGCCCACGCTCCCGCTGACCCCGAGCCGATTGTGCCCATCGAGAGCGGTGTGGAGGAATTGCACAGCACGCCCAGCATTGAGGATGAAGCCGCCACAGAGGTGCCCGCTACCCGGCAGGCTCGCGACACGGTGCCACACGTGGAAATCGGGAGGCCTAGTATTGCCGGCCACGAGCCCGGCCAAACGCCCGTAACGGCAGCCCCCCTGCCCCCACCCCGCCCCGGTTTGCCCACTAGCAAGCCGATAGGCCTAGGCAGCAAGATACCTGGCCTAGGTAGCCTGAGCGCCATGAAAGCGCAAATGGAGCAGCAGGCCGCGGGCAAGGCTGCCTTAGTCGATACGGAACCCAGCGGCCCTACTATGGGCCTGGCCCCCATCAACGATGAGGTGCTGCAGCGGGTGTGGAAAGAGCTGCTGGAAGAGCGCAAGCAGCACAGCATGAGCGAGTACAGCGTGCTGAACCGCCCCGTGCAGGCTAATGAGCAGCACGTAGTAGTGCTCCGCGTGGACAATCCCGTGCAGGAAGACCAGTTCAACGAGTTCCGGGCCGGTTTCCTGGGCGAGCTGCGCCGCCGCACCGGCTACCCGCGCCTCAACGTGCAGGTGGAAGTAGTAGAGCGCGTAGATACCGGCCGCAAGCTCTACACCTCTACCGATAAGCTGGAATACCTGATGGAGAAGTACCCCATGCTTTCTGAAATGAAGCAGAAGCTAGGCCTGGATACCGATTAG
- a CDS encoding NAD(P)/FAD-dependent oxidoreductase: MESLTKIEDLGKPRVVIVGGGFGGLELAQALRHAPVQVVLIDRQNYHAFQPLLYQVATAGLAPDTIVSPFRKILDEQENFYFRLAEVQAVDTEKQLLETSIGMLRYDYLVLATGATSNFFGDQQMQQHAITLKSVSDAIELRNTVLSNFEQALQLGDMEKINSLLDFVIVGGGPTGVEIAGALSELRTHVFPRDYRELNFKEMDIHLIQSGPALLKGMSKEASEKSLEYLKQFGVQVWLDRRVKSYDGYTVTLNTGEQLVTRTLIWAAGVTGSPISGLRPDCLLPGNRYQVNEFSQVAGYENIFAIGDIAAMKSAEYPEGHPMVAQPALQQGKLLGHNIIQHLAGRPKQPFRYHDKGSMATIGRNHAVADIKLFGQDLRLNGFVAWLAWSLVHVLSLVSFRNRLLVLLNWGWSYLSYDKGLRSIIGSSKPLVPLEQPHEEKAVT, from the coding sequence ATGGAAAGCTTGACCAAAATTGAAGACCTGGGCAAACCGCGGGTGGTGATTGTAGGAGGCGGTTTTGGTGGCCTGGAGCTGGCTCAGGCTCTGCGCCACGCTCCCGTGCAGGTTGTGCTGATTGACCGGCAGAACTACCACGCCTTTCAGCCCCTGCTCTACCAGGTAGCCACCGCCGGCCTCGCGCCCGATACCATTGTATCGCCGTTTCGGAAGATTCTGGACGAGCAAGAGAACTTCTACTTCCGGCTGGCTGAGGTGCAGGCCGTAGATACGGAGAAGCAACTGCTGGAAACCTCCATCGGGATGCTGCGCTACGACTATCTGGTGCTGGCCACCGGCGCCACCAGCAACTTCTTCGGCGACCAGCAGATGCAGCAGCACGCCATCACGCTCAAGAGCGTCTCGGATGCCATTGAGCTGCGCAACACAGTACTTTCCAACTTCGAGCAGGCCTTGCAGCTCGGCGATATGGAGAAAATCAATAGCCTGCTCGACTTCGTGATTGTGGGCGGCGGCCCCACGGGAGTGGAAATTGCGGGCGCCCTAAGCGAGCTGCGCACCCACGTATTTCCGCGCGACTACCGGGAGCTGAACTTCAAGGAAATGGACATTCACCTGATTCAGAGTGGCCCGGCCCTGCTGAAAGGCATGTCGAAGGAAGCTTCCGAAAAGTCGTTGGAGTACCTGAAGCAGTTTGGGGTACAGGTGTGGCTTGATCGGCGGGTGAAGTCCTACGACGGTTACACCGTCACGCTCAATACCGGCGAGCAGCTCGTAACCCGCACGCTCATTTGGGCAGCGGGCGTCACGGGCAGCCCCATCAGTGGCCTACGCCCCGACTGCCTCCTACCCGGCAACCGGTATCAGGTAAATGAATTTAGCCAGGTGGCGGGCTACGAAAACATCTTCGCCATCGGCGACATTGCCGCCATGAAAAGCGCGGAGTACCCCGAGGGCCACCCCATGGTAGCGCAGCCCGCGTTGCAGCAAGGCAAGCTCCTAGGTCACAATATCATCCAGCACTTGGCCGGCCGGCCCAAACAGCCCTTCCGCTACCATGACAAAGGCAGTATGGCCACCATCGGCCGCAACCACGCCGTAGCCGACATCAAGCTTTTTGGTCAGGACTTACGCCTGAACGGTTTCGTGGCCTGGCTGGCCTGGAGTCTGGTGCACGTACTCTCGTTGGTGAGTTTCCGCAATCGCCTGCTGGTGCTCCTTAATTGGGGCTGGAGCTATCTGAGCTACGATAAAGGCCTGCGTTCCATCATTGGGAGTAGTAAACCGCTGGTACCGCTGGAGCAGCCCCACGAAGAAAAGGCAGTGACCTAA